The sequence below is a genomic window from Liolophura sinensis isolate JHLJ2023 chromosome 2, CUHK_Ljap_v2, whole genome shotgun sequence.
caaaagttgcctaacattttttagAAGTCACAAGACACAGCAGGAATGTGGCAACAAAACAATTCCAGCTCGAATTCCCAATGAAAAGAGTAGGTGATTTTGACCAGGGAAAAAAAGTCTGACAATTTACCAATAAGACAGCATCCagaacaatcaaaaaaaaacacaagactCGCACTAGTGAACCAAGGCCAATCAACCGTGACCActgatgtgttaaaaaaaaaaaaaaacggcaaaAAGGCAGTAAGGCATTTTGACCATTCAAAATAGGTTTTCACACTACCCTACAGCTAACAAGTGCTCCAGATAATCTGACGGATCAAAGTGACCTGTCCTACTGACCAATCCATGAGCTCTCCCAGCTTTTCTCACTGgtcaagcatacatgtactgtaccgtGTCTGTGGCGTGACCAATCAGAAAGCAGAGTAAGATATTCTGACAACttgaaatataaacatttaacacTTGACTTGTAACAGATCAGCAGGCACATTTGCTCTCTCCTCCCGCTTCGTCGACGTTCTGGTGGGGACGTAACCTGTGGCCATTTTTGGTCGGGATGTCTTTCTTGCCGATGAAGTGCTCCATTCTATGCATTACCAGATCTAGTAAAGCCTCGACGCTCTTAGCCACATTCTGCCCTGTGGCTGCACTTGTCTCGTAGTACGAAAAACTGAAGTGAGAACGAAAAGGTCTTAAAAAGGTGCTTTTGAGAAAAAACACATAAtgaaattcttcaaacttttcgcatgtttaaaatatgtttatttaagtatattctgaaggcatttttctgtgttcgCTGAAGCCCAGAAACTGGCTAATCCACCCAATGTAATTTTATCTACAAAAATATCCataagtttctctttcatatccgaaaaggtcaaagaaacaggaaacatctacatgtactttattttgttaagaaattaatcaaaattcacaattAACTCTTAATAGATGAAATAGGTGAAAATTAAAGCTGTGTACTAAGTTTCAAATCAATACGATTAAGATCCAAGAACAATCATAGTTTTGTCGAAACCACACAAAGTAGCCAAGCCATGGGTTAAGCGCAAGTATAAGTGGTGATAAGTCCTTGGAAGAATGCATCCACAAACTGTGTCAAGGGGCAGGAAAATCCTCCAATCAAAACAGCCATACTCCTTATATTGCATATCAATGTCGCTCTCtacattcactttacatcactgcatgtctattggtggcagtgatgtaaagagaGCTCAGGAGTGACACATGGGCTGTACTAAGGTGTAAGCAGAAAGTCTCCCCTGAACAATCGGACCAATGAACACCATTTTGACAGCCGTTATATAGCAGCGAATGTTACCTATTGGCTGATTAATGGGTCagatgggggcctccgtggctcagttggttagcacgctagtgcagcgtaatgacccaggagcctctcaccaatgaagtcgctgtgagttcaagtccagctcatgctggcttcctctccagtcgtaagtgggaaggtctgccagcaacctacgcatggttgtgggtttccactgggctgtgcccagtCTCCTCCCACTGTGatgatggccaccgtcgtataagttaaatattcttgagtacggtttaaaacaccaatcaaacaaataaataaataaacagttggTCAGAAACTTTTTCTCCCAATGAAGAGAGGCCTGTTTTAATTGGATCATAACCTAGGAAAACAATCAGCTCAACTGAAGTGCACCTACACAAGTGTTTGTATGAATGCATAAATGTGCACTGTGTACAGGTACCACTAGTTACCCAAAATCACCATAAATTTAGTCCATGACTAAcatgcccatttttcctgattcagaGAGGTCTATTGATTTTAAAGGAATGTTTTGGGGTTTGCTCGGAATATAGGATGCTATTCTACTTGAGCGTTCTAAGTTTCAGCGCCAATAATAATCTTTTGCAACATTTATTTGGTATATCCGGAGTTTACCTATTTGAGGAAACCCACCTGATAAAGGTTTATCAGACTAATTGTGAACTTCTACAATCAAAGGTcaacatgtatatctgttgtgAGCACATTAAAGGGAGGCAACCCACCCATAAGAGTTCATAGTTTTGCAAAACTAATTGTGAACTTGTATGATCAAGGATACACACTCCGTGCACACTAAGGGCAGACAACTGAGCCACAGCATTTTTGCCACACTAATTCTAAGCTTCTATGATCGATGGTCTAAAGGCAGTGTCTGCACTACAAGGAGGCAACCCACTTGTGTGAGTTAGTtcaatgacatatatacaccttGTGCAcactaaggggagataacccaccTGTGTGACTTTCAATGCAGTCTTgctagaatacatgtacacttacccATGTTTCTCTGCAAGCTCCTTAGCCCTTTGTTCAGTCACGGCTCTCTGGTCCTCGAGATCAGACTTGTTCCCGCACAGAATGATGTCAGGGTTCTCGCAGTACGCGTGCGTCTGCAGCTGGGCAATCCAGTTCCTAATGTTCATGAAGGACTGCTCATTGGTCAAGTCAAACAGGAGCAGGAAGCCCATGGCGTCGCGGAAAAAAGCCGTCGTCAAGCTACGGAATCTGAAATATACAATATAGGACTATATTCTGTCAGGTGGCGCTAAAATGAAGCATGGCTTCCTGCTACTCTTTAACGTCAAAAATTGATTGAAGCGCAATGTTTATAATGTTACAAAGTagcagtttgtacatttataccaTCATTTTGTGTCCATGTGATATCATCATAAATTCTGAGGTCAGTAAAATGGTGTCTGCGTCCTGCTGTCTGCCACGTGCCGAGTTCCCATTTTGATGATGAGGTAGTGCATTATGgttatgttgatttatttacttatttatttacttgattgacgtataatgggtggaggaaatcaaagtgcctcgggtaaaccactgacctttgacaggTTACTGACAAGCATTCCCATGTGTCAGTTTCAGATGtacacaccacattggtggatcGCAAGTGTcttatatataacaaaatactGTACTAAATCaactgtcacacaaactctgCTAACtgccacttttatttctttatttatttgattggtgtattacaccgtcctcaagaatatttcacttgtatgacggtgtccagcattatggtgggaggaaaccgggcagagcacaggggaaacccacgtccatccgcaggttgctgtcacaccttcccacatacagccacagaactcacagcaatcgcattggtgagaggctcctgggtcattgcgttgcACTAGCTCACCTACTCTTAGAGCTAACCATAAAACTATACAAACATTGAAAGCGAGAGGAATCATTTAAGTATCTTTTCCATGGTCGGTATTGAACTCATGTCTGTCCTAGTAAATGGGTATCCCACATTTCATTTCCTCCCAAATAATGGCACCTAATGTGTACTTCTGGTCAAGGAGGATTGTTACATCAAACCTGTATTGTTACTGAACGTTCACTGTACTTCATGTTGCAATGTCTTTTGTGGAGTTGTACTGTGACATCATAACCGTAGGCAGGAAAACAATGTAATGTGTCAGAAAAACTTATGTtacaatgaaaatgacaccaatgTGGAGTCCTGAGTACTTGGGTGTCAACCAGTGTGGTTTAGAATGCCTATTGACATCACAACATGTAAACAGGATTTACCACcaccccacaaccatccccacTAACAATCTTTCACAACCAGGCCCTCACCTTTCCTGACCTGCTGTGTCCCACAACTGAAGGTGGATTCTCTGACTCCGCCCTACTGACCCATCAGCCCCCGGAACACGATGAACCTAGATAAcggcaacaacaacactgtcatCATGTCATACGTGTTTGTGTGAAGTCATTTACAAAATTAGAAGTCATGAAATAAAACCTCATTCACTATACGTGTGCATGTAGTaaatcttcattttgttttcccttGTCTGCATCTTCCATAATTTGTGTTTCCATGTCtgcatgttacatacatgtacttcacacatttttttttatgtctacATGTTCCACTCTTGACTCATTTTCCACATCTGCATGTTCCACACTTGACTCATTTTCCATGTGTGCATGCTCAGTGGGTCACACTTGTAAATACTGGACACCAGTTGTGGAAAATTAGTGGAAAATTAGTCAAGTGTGGAACACACTTGActcattttttatgtttgcaTGTTCCACACTTGACTCATTTTCCAAGTGTGCATGTTCTACGCTTCACACATTTTCCATGTCTGCATGTTCCACATTCGACTCATTTTTCATGTCCGCATGTTCCACACTGCACacattttccatgtttttaaCGCTTCACATTTGACACAATTTTTTGTTTGCATCCTGCACACTtcgcacatttttatttttgcatcCTGCTCACTtgacacatttttatgtttgcatCCTGCACACCTTTCCATGCTTTTACTTCTTCACATCTGACCCAATTTTTTACGTTTGCATCATGCAcacttcacacatttttttttggttgcaTCCTGCACCTGcacacattttttttggttGCATCCTGcacacattttttttggttGCATACTGCACACATTTTCCAACCACGGGCaataaactacatgtgcatctatACTCACCACACGCTTTTCTCTGAAGTCAATGCCTACGGTTGATATAAATTTCGAGTTAAACTGTCCATCTGTGTATTGGTAAAGGAAACTGGTCTTCCCTACACCAGAGTCTCCTGAAATAATCATACAACgcattttatctatttatttattttacaatgcCTCTTTCAATGAAAGAACAAATCTATTCTTGGCCAAATATTGTTCAAACAACTCAAGGTGCACTGGAATTCATGGGCACACCTAGAGACTCCTCGAccgacatatgactgaaaaattgtttaagtacgacattaaatctCAAGCATGTATGAGCactgtcaactacatgtacatattgttagCAATGGTCAGACCAGGGGGATCAAGAAATTCCCTGTTCTGGGCCGAGGTTGTACCTTGTGTGTCCTATAGACTGACAGTAcatattacttacatgtaccactgtaTACTTTCTGTGAATCACCAGTTTAGTGTAACTTACCACCATAAAGTAACTTACTAGTgcaatgtacatgcaggtgaACAGTGTAGTGAAATTTATCAGCATACTGTAACTAGACACTTACACAGCAGAGAAACTTACCAGCATACTGTAACTAAACATTTACACAGCAAAGAATCTTACCAGCATACTGTAACTAAACACTTACACAGTAAAGAAACTTACCAGCATACTGTAACTAAATACTTACAGCGTAGTGTAGCCTACCAGCATTCAGTAACTACACACTTTCAGTGCTGTGTAACATACTAGTAGACTGTGACTAAACACTTACAGTGTAGCACTTACCAGTAACTAAACACATACAGTGCAGTATGACTTACCAGCATATTGTAACACTTACAGTACAGTGCAAATTACCAGCATACTGTAActaaatatttacagtgtagtGTAATTTACCAACATACTGTAACTATACAGACTTTCAGTGCAGTATAACTTACCAACTTACCAGCATACTGTGACTAAATACTTACAGTGCAGTGTAACTTACCAGCATACTGTAACTACACACTTTCAGTGCAGTGTAACTTTCCAGCATATTGTAACTAAAACTCTTCCGATGCAGTGTAACTGTACCAATGCCAAGTAGACTATGTTACCAAGTATTCTGTGACTTACCTGCACATGTACTGTTAAAATGCAGTATACTGTACACGTACAACGTAAATGTACAGGTGTTAGCTTACCGAGGGCTAGGAACTTGATGAGGTAGTCATAATCCGTGGTCCCCGTGCCGTGGGAGGGGGTGGAGTCCCCCATCCTCAGATCTACAACACAGGATAATTACACCAGCGTGGTAAATTAAGATAATTACGTTTACGGtcagtacatgtgtaaatcaGTCCCTGTCAGAGAGTGCTCAGTGGGTCACACTTGTAAATACTGGACACCAGTtaacatcataaatatttttgatacatgtacatgtacaatattttcaTGGTGCGTTCATACTTACAACCAACATCCACAgacccccaacccccacccctaccccccCACTCTGAAGTGCtcataaattaaaatgtttacacatgtatggtCTCTGACTCCGCCACTgctaaaataatttaattttgatttaaatttacccatgagtacatgtaacctggactatatgtacactggtacatgtactataaattTCCATTCGGTGTGTATTCGGTTAAGGCACTTGATAGGATATTTTACAAGTATGCTTTTCAAAGAttgagatctacatgtagttgagcAAAAAAGTGTGTCCTTTTGACAGTTTGAGTACTTTGTTtccaaaacaaatgtttttttttagtgagtAAAACTTATGTAAGCGTATAAgacaactgtgtacatgtaatcttgtTCTTAAACAGTTTCAACCATCTCTGCAAGCactattttgaaacattcagagAAAACTACGGGgtgtagagaaaaaaatttgCAGAGTATTATGAAGCTCGCATCTTTTAGTCACACAAACGACTtgtttttagtgtcattttcagaaTAACTGTTTACAACTTCCACTAaagaaaaagtgctttagaggtcaaaaaggttaaagatttcaAAAAGGTTAGAGGTCAAAAAGGTTAAAGAGATCATGTCGCGAATGTGAACAGTAACAGCTGTGCACATATGAACAAGTTcataaatagatttatttatatttatttgattggtgttttacgccatactcaagaatatttcacttgtacgacagcagccagcataatggtgggagggaaccgggcagagctcggtggaaaccctcaaccatccacaggttgctggcagaccttcccacgtacggctggagttTCACAATAGAAGGAACTGACataggcatatacatgcatacatgtacagtctacatgtatgtacttgtatacatttacatgtaacagccAAAAGTTACTCTAAAGGATgtcaaatttcatccatgactaagctGCCTATTTTCCCCCCATTCTGCgaactttattgatttttagaAAGGTTCTTtcagaggtgtttggaaggtgtCCTAGTGGGAAAGTGTAAATTAtagcatcaaaagtaatatctcGTGACATTTATTTGGCCTCCAAAAGTGCTCTTTTatggtcaaatttttaggtcatttagggtatatgtacctgtatgtgcaactatatacatgtctaagtttatttactgattttgattgctgttttacgacatactcaataaataaataaatacagagttGAGTGGCACAGAAATGTTCTCTAAATTatacctgggattaagagacgtctgttaatctgggattaagagacgtcTGTTAATCTCAGCTTCTATGTAAAGGAGACCAATGATTGTTTttcaatacacatacatatactgtatatatgttgtctgcTCACTCATCTAAAACCATTAACAGTTTATCATGTACCTTCATCGTTTTTACTTCTCCAGGTGAACCATGCTTAATTAACCACACCTGCACACTCCGGTGAATCAACCATGTACAGGCAGGTACAGGGACATGTATGCGCTGGTGACAATACCAGGGTGCAGCCAGGCACAACTGCTGCCATATCATATACAGGCATGTAGTACAGTGTTTATAGAGTAAACACCCCTCTAATCACCACATCACATCAcgtgtactgtacatacatgtacatatctacatactgtaattcttcaaaattttcccagttttgcaaagtgtttattcaagcatattctgaagacaatCTCAGGCCAAGTTCAGAGCTTAACAAGAaggataattttatcagtttaaacagaattaacaccttgcaaacatgagaaaaggtagAGGAATTACAGTAGTCTGAAAAGCAGCTATTGAGAGTGTGGTTGGAAATGACGAAGATCAAATCCAATGTTAGAaataaaccttaaaaaaaagtttcctttaATTCTGAAATAGTTCTTACATGAACTTTTATAGGTTTCACATGAACTTTTATAGTTCTCACATGAACTTTTATAGTTCTCACATGAACTTTTATAGTTCTCACATGAACTTTTATAGTTCTCACATGAACTTTTATAGTTCTTACATGAACTTTTATAGTTCTCACATGAACTTTTATAGTTCACACAAATTATTCACTCATAATATACAGTTTTTTTAGAGTTCAGTGTCTTTGATGTAAAGATGTACCGCACTTcacctgctacatgtacataatcacctgtttcagttttttgttgaaaaaaaacaaaaaaaaaaaaaggaaatttagAGTGTGTTATTTAACAgttatctacttatttatttatttatttgattggtgtctacaccgtactcgagaatacttcactaatatttatttatttatctgactggtgttttatgccatactggagaatatttcacttataggacgttGGCCAGCATTCGGGTTGGAGGAAAGTGAGCAGtggctgggggaaacccatgaccatctgcaggtagctaGCTGACCCAGTTCTCTACAGCAGCTCAACCATAAAGCACATGGTGCAAAGGTATGAACATGTAAACTGTAACCCAGGGAAATGCTAGCCTCAAAACTAAGGCTAACAAAAAGTGATAGCATGTTATAATGTGATATGCATGATGTATTTTCTGTAACCAGGTGACTGATAAGGACAACCCAAAGGTATATTtctaatacacatgtaaatactcAGTGCTGTACAAGTCAACCCCAGGACCAtaaagtctaattttatcacGGACTACAAATGCGGGTTACAATTCTGTTCCCGCTAAGTGTTACAATGAGTCCATGAAAACTGAGGCTGGTCAGGATCTAAAGAGACTAACAGGAGAACAAAGAGATGACTGTgttacaccatacatgtacattccaagTGATGGGTAAAAAAACCAAATGCgcaaaaatctgaagaaaaaaacaacaactttttttctaaaaaaataatgaaatgttcATATTATTAACTTCATTGTAGGAGTACATCCCTGACAGATGTCAAtgatatacattttataatatgCACAGAAATAGCTTACAATGGCACAgaatccccaagcatacacgTCTTGTCCACAGAATATGTTAGATTCAGAAAATTTTGGTAGAGTCTTTTTTGTGggattttgaaaaaaactgCGCCCAGCGCACTGAGGTGAAATGAACCAAAACAGCCAGGGCACTGGAAGCcacacattttgtgtacatgtacatgtaattctatgTTTAGAACGGCATTTGTAATgccgaccatacgtgggaaggtctgtcagcaacctgtggatcgtcgtggttttccccagtgctctgcccggtttcctcccaccataatattggccgccgtcgaataagtgaaatattcttgagtacagcataaaacgccaatcaaacaagtaaataaatagaaaggcATTCTCTGCCAtttgaagctacatgtacttctgtgtaTATTATACAATGTGTATGACTGACATCTAGCAGAGAGGTTGTTTTATTAAGTTTATTGCAGGATTCaaccattcatttttttaaaaaaaaaaataaattaatttgatttttttcaaatttttgcccGTTTCACTTTTTAGAAAGTAGTCCTTCTGACAGACACCACAAGACCCTGTATCCAAATCTGATATCGTTTTCCAAATGTTGTGTTCCAATACCCAACAAATAAATCCTGACGgacaaaatcttaaaaaataagCCCtgggagtacatgtacatacgaaTCAATGTCTTTATAAAGACCTataattcaaatgaataaaacacaaaatctaaCTATATGTGCACAACCAATATGCAAGTATCAAGTGACCcacatttgtacatattgtTTAAAAAAGTGCAATATTTGTCAATTATCAATTACAAAGGCttccaaaccaaaaaaaaaacagaaaaaatcaaCAAGGTGGGGTGTGGAATATGAGGGgtgtacatgtgatgtttgGGTGGGGACTATGACGTCAAGGTAGGTGATGAGAATTGTGTCTGGAGCACAGAGTTTTGATCATGTGTGGGTATGATGTCATGTCTTGTCACATCTGAGTAAGGTGTCACGTCTGTATGGGAACCCATGTCTGGCTGAGGTGTCACACATCTGTATGGAGAGTCATGTCTGGGTTAGATGTCACACATCTGTATGGGGTTTTGCATCTGGGTGACGCACATCTGTATGGGGAGTCATGTCTGGAAGAGGTGTCGCAGATCTGAATAGGGTGCTGCATCAAGGTTGGTGATGAGAATTGTGTCTGGAGCACAGTGTTTTGATCATGTGTGCATATGATGTCATGTCTTGTTGTCACATCTAAGTGAGGTGTCACGTTTGTATGGGGAGTCATGTCTGGCTGAGGTGTCACATCTCTGTATGTGGAGTCATGTCTGGGTGAGGTGCCACACACCTGTATGGGAGTCATGTCTGAGTGAGGTGTAACACATCTGTATAGGAGTCATGTCTAGCTGAAGGTTAACACATctgaatggggggggggggtcatgtCTGGGTGAGGTGTCACACATCTGTATGGGGAGTCATGTCTGGCTGAGGTGTAACACATCTGAATGGAGTGCTGCGCTTGGTGGGGTGTCACACCTCTGTGTGGGGAGTCATGTCTGACTGAGGTGTCACACCTCTGTATGGGGAGTCATGTCTGGCTGAGGTATCACACATCTGAATGGGGTGCTGCGTCTGGGTGAGGTGTCACACATCTGtatgggtgtcatgtctgcttgAGGTGTCACACATATGTATGGGGAGTCATGTCTGGATGAGGTGTCACACATCTGTATGGGGAGTCATGTCTGGCTGAGGTGTCACACATCTGTATGGGGAGTCATGTCTGGATGAGGTGTCACACATCTGTAcggggattcatgtctggctgAGGTGTCACACATCTGTATGGGGAGTCATGTCTGGATGAGGTGTCACACATCTGTATGGGGAGTCATGTCTGGATGAGGTGTCACACATCTGTACGGGGAGTCATGTCTGGATGAGGTGTCACACATCTGTACGGGGAGTCATGTCTGGATGAGGTGTCACACATCTGTACGGGGAGTCATGTCTGGATGAGGTGTCACACATCTGTACGGGGAGTCATGTCTGGATAAAGTGTCACACATCTGTACGGGGAGTCATGTCTGGCTGAGGTGTCACACATCTGTACGGGGAGTCATGTCTGGCTAAAGTGTCACACATCTGTACGGGGAGTCATGTCTGGCTGAGGTGTCACACATCTGTACGGGGAGTCATGTCTGGCTGAGGTGTCACACATCTGTACGGGGAGTCATGtctagaattacatgtacaggtattccTACTTTCTACCATCCATACCAATTCCATCTCAACAATgtatgtcatctacatgtacctgtaaataacACACTGgcgtcaaaatgtttgatattgcAAGTACCACAAAGTGATGACTTCAACAAAAACTTCACTTTGtcattgtgaaaacaaaatggacgTGGATAAGATCCAGCAATCATTTATGTGTctgaaattataaatatttgcaGGATAAAACCTCATCTTTGGGATGAGCTACATTGAATTTGAGGTCATTATTATTTTGATCTCTTGAAAACGATTGAATGATCAAACATCTTGACACCAGAGATGGAGACAACCACGCGATATAACCCGTCCTTCCCAGACTATAAAAATCCCATATGGCTGTACACCATGTAAATCTATTTTGATAAGTAACATTTATTGCTTATTAAACCACCTTTTAATGGAATCTGCATGTAAAATATTCACTACTAAGATCTATGAAAGTTAATATGgcatgtaaaatgtgaaaataacacCAAAAACAGGATTCTCAGTAAAATGTACAAGGAAGCATATATATTCTGACACTGAATGTTTAAGGTGAATTAATTACAAAAGAGACAATGTACACTTAATTCACTGTGATGTCATATAACCTAATATACATATGGTTAAAACTACATGACGACAAAAATATCAGCAGTCTTTACCCAGATATTACATAAATTCATGTTTCAAAAGCCCACGGGGGgtgattggggggggggggggggagggatgATGACTCTCCCTTACCCACGAACAGCTAAGGTTCCTCCACCATGAAGccacatgtattaaaatgtacaacatttgttctttttttcccaaaatatttcaatacatcTCACCAAACTCCTCTTCTGCTCCCATCAATCTGAGCAAAAACAAATGCTTCATGAATCTATAAATGTGTCATTAACATATGAACACGTCATGAAAATATGTGTCATGAACATATGAATGTGTCACGAACACTTGTCATGAATCTATAAATGTGTCATGAACATATGAATATGTCATT
It includes:
- the LOC135462859 gene encoding ras-related protein Rab-27A-like, translating into MGDSTPSHGTGTTDYDYLIKFLALGDSGVGKTSFLYQYTDGQFNSKFISTVGIDFREKRVVHRVPGADGSVGRSQRIHLQLWDTAGQERFRSLTTAFFRDAMGFLLLFDLTNEQSFMNIRNWIAQLQTHAYCENPDIILCGNKSDLEDQRAVTEQRAKELAEKHGFSYYETSAATGQNVAKSVEALLDLVMHRMEHFIGKKDIPTKNGHRLRPHQNVDEAGGESKCAC